A single window of Nicotiana sylvestris chromosome 3, ASM39365v2, whole genome shotgun sequence DNA harbors:
- the LOC138887890 gene encoding uncharacterized protein, with protein sequence MAIKLVVGGFTLNIISAYAPQVGLDEEVKRRFWDDLDGVVRGILLNEKLFIGGNFNGPIRTTSEGYDDVHDDFGFRVRNGGRTSLLDFAKAFDLVIGNPGCQKDDHLIIFQSMVVKT encoded by the coding sequence ATGGCTATTAAGTTAGTTGTTGGAGGGTTTACCTTGAATATAATTAGTGCCTACGCACCTCAAGTGGGATTGGACGAGGAGGTCAAAAGGCGTTTCTGGGATGATCTAGACGGGGTTGTGCGTGGTATTCtgcttaatgagaagctttttaTAGGAGGGAACTTCAATGGCCCCATCAGGACGACTTCCGAGGGTTATGATGATGTGCATGACGACTTCGGTTTTAGGGTTAGAAACGGAGGTAGAACTTCGCTATTGGATTTTGCTAAAGCTTTTGATTTGGTGATAGGTAACCCGGGTTGTCAGAAGGATGATCATTTGATTATCTTCCAGAGTATGGTGGTCAAGACCTAG
- the LOC104220228 gene encoding F-box protein SKIP23-like: MAQLQQDLLVDWSELHHDLLVLIARRLNLIEDYLSFGSVCKSWHVVVVATKCSFNSDLPRVPWLMLAEEEEDCRKFFSLYNSMILKKRIPKATGKRCMESMGWLITVGEDDREISLLHPFSGVEIELPHQIDYHDYPWMRTSIRKAVLSASPSHTSDYLLMVIDVKFLRFWRSGDLRWTNINWEEGAHFPYSDIVYFKGHFYALDFTGRIVVCDVTGPEPNKRHVVAQLPFYLGQIRGQTYILESLGSLFVVVRNGCQLRLPKDDFDRIPLTFIHQVENEEYLTYGTLEFIVYRVDLAAGQGTQTRELGDRAFFLGASASLSVQASQFPVIKPNHIYFTDDFLESYIFYEEGGGLDMGVFNLADGSIQPHYEGFSLSRFCPPIWVTPTLS, encoded by the coding sequence ATGGCGCAACTTCAACAAGATCTGCTGGTTGATTGGTCCGAGCTTCACCATGATCTGCTTGTCTTGATAGCTAGACGTTTAAATTTGATTGAAGACTATCTAAGTTTTGGCAGTGTCTGCAAATCCTGGCACGTTGTCGTTGTGGCTACAAAATGCAGTTTTAATAGTGATCTGCCTAGAGTTCCATGGCTGATGTTAGCCGAAGAAGAGGAGGATTGTCGAAAATTCTTCAGCCTCTATAACAGCATGATTTTGAAGAAGAGGATTCCGAAAGCCACTGGAAAACGGTGTATGGAGTCTATGGGATGGCTTATCACAGTGGGAGAAGATGACCGTGAAATTAGTCTGCTACATCCTTTCTCTGGTGTTGAGATCGAATTGCCGCATCAAATAGATTATCATGACTACCCCTGGATGAGGACCTCCATACGCAAGGCAGTTTTGTCAGCTAGCCCTTCTCATACATCTGACTACCTTCTCATGGTTATTGATGTGAAGTTCCTTAGATTTTGGAGATCGGGAGATTTGAGATGGACCAATATTAACTGGGAAGAAGGGGCTCACTTTCCATATTCTGATATTGTGTATTTTAAGGGCCACTTTTATGCACTCGATTTTACAGGCCGCATCGTAGTTTGTGATGTTACTGGCCCTGAACCGAATAAGCGTCATGTTGTAGCGCAGCTACCATTCTATCTTGGACAAATTAGAGGTCAGACATACATCCTAGAATCACTAGGATCATTATTTGTAGTTGTGCGAAATGGTTGTCAACTAAGACTACCCAAAGATGATTTTGATAGGATACCACTGACTTTCATCCATCAAGTTGAGAATGAGGAATACCTAACCTATGGGACACTAGAGTTTATAGTTTACCGGGTCGATTTAGCTGCTGGCCAAGGGACCCAAACCAGGGAGTTGGGGGACAGAGCTTTTTTCCTGGGTGCTAGTGCTTCTCTTTCGGTCCAAGCTTCTCAATTTCCAGTAATCAAGCCCAATCATATTTATTTTACTGACGATTTCTTAGAATCATACATCTTCTATGAAGAAGGAGGCGGCCTCGACATGGGGGTGTTCAACTTAGCAGATGGCAGTATCCAGCCTCATTATGAGGGTTTTTCCCTTAGTCGTTTTTGTCCTCCAATTTGGGTCACACCAACTCTGTCTTGA